One genomic window of Salvia miltiorrhiza cultivar Shanhuang (shh) chromosome 4, IMPLAD_Smil_shh, whole genome shotgun sequence includes the following:
- the LOC131019361 gene encoding basic blue protein-like, with protein MAKGRGSAIVVAMVIMGMLMLPQVAEAASYVVGGAGGWTFNVDAWPKGKRFKAGDTLVFNYNSGIHNMVAVDKKGYDSCSAPSSAKVYQSGKDQIKLKKGQSFFICSIAGHCQSGMKVAVSAS; from the exons atggCTAAGGGAAGAGGCAGTGCGATAGTTGTTGCTATGGTGATAATGGGTATGCTTATGCTGCCTCAAGTGGCGGAAGCCGCCTCGTACGTGGTGGGCGGCGCCGGCGGCTGGACCTTCAACGTCGATGCTTGGCCCAAAGGCAAGCGCTTTAAGGCCGGTGATACCCTTG TGTTCAACTACAATTCGGGGATCCACAATATGGTGGCGGTGGACAAGAAGGGCTACGATAGTTGCAGCGCCCCTTCGAGCGCCAAAGTTTATCAGAGTGGGAAGGATCAGATCAAGCTTAAAAAGGGACAGAGTTTCTTCATCTGCAGCATTGCTGGCCACTGCCAATCTGGAATGAAAGTTGCTGTCTCTGCTTCCTAA